A genomic stretch from Nilaparvata lugens isolate BPH chromosome 8, ASM1435652v1, whole genome shotgun sequence includes:
- the LOC111050462 gene encoding uncharacterized protein LOC111050462 isoform X2, with translation MGCCESSEAHDYPVTVVPGPGYQQQVPAVPSRELYPPIWAPSYQNPTAPQFSECYGWRPPAHCTGTFMWVQGMQGSVPPNAVKVGQDKDGAPIFAGRAFHEGDLIPAKINPTHNAAYVAYGGQEVAKYEYEILCSAHIGWQTAGDGNVPPEAICVGQTQCGEKLYLGRTMHDGTLTPGKIQPSHNCLYISYGGEELRFTEYEVAVLL, from the exons ATGGGTTGCTGTGAGTCATCAGAGGCCCATGACTATCCTGTCACAGTAGTTCCGGGTCCAGGTTACCAGCAGCAAGTGCCAGCTGTTCCTAGTCGTGAATTATATCCACCGATTTGGGCACCCTCCTATCAGAACCCCACTGCACCTCAATTCTCTGAAT GTTACGGTTGGCGTCCACCCGCACACTGCACAGGCACATTCATGTGGGTGCAGGGCATGCAGGGGTCGGTGCCCCCCAATGCAGTCAAGGTGGGGCAAGACAAGGACGGGGCCCCCATCTTTGCGGGGCGCGCCTTCCACGAGGGTGACCTCATCCCGGCCAAGATCAACCCCACGCACAACGCTGCCTATGTCGCCTATGGAGGCCAGGAGGTTGCCAAGTACGAATATGAG ATTCTGTGCAGTGCCCACATCGGCTGGCAGACGGCAGGAGATGGCAATGTGCCACCAGAGGCGATCTGTGTCGGCCAGACTCAGTGTGGCGAGAAGCTGTACCTGGGCAGGACCATGCATGATGGCACACTCACTCCTGGAAAG ATTCAACCCAGCCACAATTGCCTGTACATTTCCTACGGCGGAGAAGAACTTAGATTCACCGAATATGAAGTGGCCGTCCTGCTCTAG
- the LOC111050462 gene encoding uncharacterized protein LOC111050462 isoform X3 — translation MPGLRKGYGWRPPAHCTGTFMWVQGMQGSVPPNAVKVGQDKDGAPIFAGRAFHEGDLIPAKINPTHNAAYVAYGGQEVAKYEYEILCSAHIGWQTAGDGNVPPEAICVGQTQCGEKLYLGRTMHDGTLTPGKIQPSHNCLYISYGGEELRFTEYEVAVLL, via the exons GTTACGGTTGGCGTCCACCCGCACACTGCACAGGCACATTCATGTGGGTGCAGGGCATGCAGGGGTCGGTGCCCCCCAATGCAGTCAAGGTGGGGCAAGACAAGGACGGGGCCCCCATCTTTGCGGGGCGCGCCTTCCACGAGGGTGACCTCATCCCGGCCAAGATCAACCCCACGCACAACGCTGCCTATGTCGCCTATGGAGGCCAGGAGGTTGCCAAGTACGAATATGAG ATTCTGTGCAGTGCCCACATCGGCTGGCAGACGGCAGGAGATGGCAATGTGCCACCAGAGGCGATCTGTGTCGGCCAGACTCAGTGTGGCGAGAAGCTGTACCTGGGCAGGACCATGCATGATGGCACACTCACTCCTGGAAAG ATTCAACCCAGCCACAATTGCCTGTACATTTCCTACGGCGGAGAAGAACTTAGATTCACCGAATATGAAGTGGCCGTCCTGCTCTAG
- the LOC111050462 gene encoding uncharacterized protein LOC111050462 isoform X1 gives MDRDMQDSKDFLGRIQVNSSLQGQANGVETARGASLRPGPDGWIRPPKLPPRPEGFVPPAPYQQFHGHVNKPWEFAPPHGNGPHHPHGMNHVFGPNFAHRPGYDGTHPHLHSHHNHVPVQNHLYPQVTHYEGPGVYESYESSPSPPPRYQSLQSSSGYGWRPPAHCTGTFMWVQGMQGSVPPNAVKVGQDKDGAPIFAGRAFHEGDLIPAKINPTHNAAYVAYGGQEVAKYEYEILCSAHIGWQTAGDGNVPPEAICVGQTQCGEKLYLGRTMHDGTLTPGKIQPSHNCLYISYGGEELRFTEYEVAVLL, from the exons ATGGATCGAGACATGCAAGACTCTAAGGACTTTCTGGGACGTATACAGGTGAATAGTTCTCTCCAAGGTCAAGCAAATGGCGTAGAAACGGCTAGAGGAGCCAGTTTGAGGCCAGGACCTGACGGTTGGATTCGACCCCCCAAGTTACCCCCAAGACCGGAAGGGTTTGTTCCTCCAGCCCCTTATCAACAGTTCCATGGTCATGTGAACAAACCGTGGGAATTCGCACCACCTCATGGTAACGGTCCTCATCATCCCCATGGTATGAACCATGTTTTCGGGCCAAATTTTGCGCACAGACCTGGATACGATGGTACACATCCGCATCTTCATAGTCATCATAATCATGTACCGGTACAAAATCATCTATATCCTCAAGTGACTCACTATGAGGGTCCAGGTGTTTATGAGTCTTATGAGTCATCACCCTCTCCGCCTCCAAGATACCAATCTCTACAGAGCTCATCTG GTTACGGTTGGCGTCCACCCGCACACTGCACAGGCACATTCATGTGGGTGCAGGGCATGCAGGGGTCGGTGCCCCCCAATGCAGTCAAGGTGGGGCAAGACAAGGACGGGGCCCCCATCTTTGCGGGGCGCGCCTTCCACGAGGGTGACCTCATCCCGGCCAAGATCAACCCCACGCACAACGCTGCCTATGTCGCCTATGGAGGCCAGGAGGTTGCCAAGTACGAATATGAG ATTCTGTGCAGTGCCCACATCGGCTGGCAGACGGCAGGAGATGGCAATGTGCCACCAGAGGCGATCTGTGTCGGCCAGACTCAGTGTGGCGAGAAGCTGTACCTGGGCAGGACCATGCATGATGGCACACTCACTCCTGGAAAG ATTCAACCCAGCCACAATTGCCTGTACATTTCCTACGGCGGAGAAGAACTTAGATTCACCGAATATGAAGTGGCCGTCCTGCTCTAG
- the LOC111050462 gene encoding uncharacterized protein LOC111050462 isoform X4 — protein MAGYGWRPPAHCTGTFMWVQGMQGSVPPNAVKVGQDKDGAPIFAGRAFHEGDLIPAKINPTHNAAYVAYGGQEVAKYEYEILCSAHIGWQTAGDGNVPPEAICVGQTQCGEKLYLGRTMHDGTLTPGKIQPSHNCLYISYGGEELRFTEYEVAVLL, from the exons GTTACGGTTGGCGTCCACCCGCACACTGCACAGGCACATTCATGTGGGTGCAGGGCATGCAGGGGTCGGTGCCCCCCAATGCAGTCAAGGTGGGGCAAGACAAGGACGGGGCCCCCATCTTTGCGGGGCGCGCCTTCCACGAGGGTGACCTCATCCCGGCCAAGATCAACCCCACGCACAACGCTGCCTATGTCGCCTATGGAGGCCAGGAGGTTGCCAAGTACGAATATGAG ATTCTGTGCAGTGCCCACATCGGCTGGCAGACGGCAGGAGATGGCAATGTGCCACCAGAGGCGATCTGTGTCGGCCAGACTCAGTGTGGCGAGAAGCTGTACCTGGGCAGGACCATGCATGATGGCACACTCACTCCTGGAAAG ATTCAACCCAGCCACAATTGCCTGTACATTTCCTACGGCGGAGAAGAACTTAGATTCACCGAATATGAAGTGGCCGTCCTGCTCTAG